The sequence below is a genomic window from Salicibibacter cibarius.
CGTAATCATCAGCACCCAATTCAAGACCGAGCACTTTATCGATCTCCGAGTCCTTTGCCGTAAGCATGATAATCGGCATATCATAATTTTTGCGGACTTCACGGCACACTTCCATCCCGTCTTTATTCGGCAGCATAATATCGAGTAAAATGAGATCAGGCTTAAAGGCATCTACCTTTTCAATCGCTTCCGTGCCGTCATAGGCAACTTCGATTTCAAAGCCTTCCTTCTGCAGTGAGAATTCGAGAATATCAGCAATCGGTTGCTCATCGTCGACAACCAGTATTTTTTCATTCATGATTTTTCTCCCCATTTCGTAATTCCGGCACTATATTCTACAAGTATTGTAACACAGCTACGCGTTTAATGACGTTTATTATTGCATACAGAAAAACCCCGGGCGCATTCCGGGGTACATATATTATAAACATGGTGGCTCGAGACGGAATCGAACCGCCGACACGTAGATTTTCAGTCTACTGCTCTACCGACTGAGCTATCGAGCCAATATGTATATGGCGGGCCTGACGGGATTCGAACCCGCGATCTCCTGCGTGACAGGCAGGCATGTTAACCGCTACACCACAGGCCCATTTTATGCACTTTAAAATGTTTAACTTTGTTAAAAGATTAAAGTATAAGTAAAACTAAGGCTTCCGCTATAAGGACTTGGCGAAATCCAAGTTTTTCTAAGAATTGGTGAGCCATGGAGGATTCGAACCTCCGACCCTCTGATTAAAAGTCAGATGCTCTGCCAACTGAGCTAATGGCTCATTAAGCCCAAAGACAAAATTTATCTTAGCACGTCCGGCGTTTAAATGCAATGGGGAATGGCAAATTACTCGTTGGAAAACCCTAAGCGCATGTTCGCAAAAGGAGTGATCCTATGCCCAAACAGACGACACACCGGCCTCAATCGCTTCCTCATGGACTTTGGCTCATGACCCAGACATGGAAAGACGTATTATTCGCCCATTGGCCGCTCTCCCCGGAAACATTGCAAGCGAAAATTCCAGACCCTCTGGAGATTGATACCTATGAAGAGCAAGCTTGGATTAGCGTCATTCCGTTTGAAATCACACAATTACGCGCCCGTTTTCTTCCACCGGTGCCATTTGCGCATGCCTTTCCGGAAATAAATGTACGAACGTATGTCACATTTAAAGGACAAACCGGTGTTTATTTTTTTAGCCTGGATGCTGATCACCGCCTAGCTGTGCTCACGGCACGCTCGCTGTTTCACCTTCCTTATTTTTATGCCGATATGAAGGTGGAAAGGGAAAAAGGGGTCATTCGCTATCACAGCCATCGTCCGAAGACAATATTTGAAACCGTCTACCAACCGACGTCTGACGTTTTTACAGCAGAAATCGGAACCTTGGATGACTGGCTCACCGAACGGTACCGTTTATATACGACGCATCGGCGACATTTATATGCCCTTGATATCCACCATCAGCCGTGGCTGTTACAGCATGCCAAGGCATCTTTTCACAAAAATACGCAGGCTTTTGAATTACCGGCTACGGACCCTTTGCTTCATTATGCAAAAAGACAAAAGGTTTTCTTTTGGCCGCTTCGTCGTTGCACCTGATATACTGGTGTAAGCAATCATCGATATGAAATAATCCTAATCGATAGGAGGCAGAATAAAATGGAGCGTTCGGATCTGATCAAAAAGGCATTGCAAAACCGCACAGTGACATTGCCCGACGGTACCGCCCTTCCAAGGATCGGACAGGGCACATGGAAAATGGGGGAGCATTCCGATAGCAAAAATGATGAAGTCAGAGCCTTGCAACTCGGCCTTGATCTCGGAATGAGCGTCATAGACACCGCAGAAATGTATGGGGACGGCCGGTCTGAAGAGATTGTCGGGGAAGCCATCGACGATCGCAGAGACGAAGCTTTCTTAGTTTCCAAGGTCTATCCCCACAATGCAGGCCTGTCAAAAATCCATACAGCCTGTGAAAACAGTTTGCGACGTTTGCAGACCGATTATTTGGACATGTACCTTTTGCACTGGCGTGGTTTATCGGGGGGAACGCTCCAGGAAACGGTGGAAGGTTTGGAAGCGCTCCGCAAGGAAGGTAAAATTTTGCGGTGGGGGGTTTCCAACTTTGATACCTCGGATATGCAAGAACTCACGGAATTAGAGCATGGTTCCAATTGTTCCATAAACCAAGTGCTGTACCATTTGGGTTCACGAGGAATTGATTATGATCTTCTTCCCTGGCAACGAGAACAGCAAATGCCGGTGATGGCATACAGTCCCCTTGGCCAAGGTGGTTCACTCATCAGTCAATTAATGAACAACCTGATTATTAAAGAAATTTCCGAGAAACATGAAGCAAAACCTCTGCAAATCGCGCTCGCCTGGACGATTCGGACGAACGGCGTGCTCGCGATACCGAAAGGTACTGGCCAAAACCATGTCATTGAAAATGCGGAAGCCGCCACGATCGAGTTGTCAGAAGAAGATCTTCGAAAGATTGATAAAGTATTTCCAAAACCGGAACGAAAGATGCCTTTGGATATTATCTAAATCTCTCGTCACATCACACGCGAGTCCGATACGTCCAAACAGTTTGACTTATTTATATAAAAACCTTAAAATGGAATTAGAAAAAGCCGATTGGTCATCGGTCGATATTTGCTGATGGCGAGGTAATTCACCTCCCCTAATGAGTGATAAGTCCACCCCCATACAGGTCTTATCACTTTTTTATGTATATCTATCTGTGTTCTTGATGCATAATAATATAAAATCGCTCACATCATCCCCGAACCCCAGATTGAGCCGTCGCCTTCTTACATCGGTTCCCCCATGAACCGATAAGCGTAAGAAACGGGTTTGATGCTTGCGGATGTCACTTAATCCCTCTTAATGAGCAA
It includes:
- a CDS encoding YqjF family protein, with the translated sequence MPKQTTHRPQSLPHGLWLMTQTWKDVLFAHWPLSPETLQAKIPDPLEIDTYEEQAWISVIPFEITQLRARFLPPVPFAHAFPEINVRTYVTFKGQTGVYFFSLDADHRLAVLTARSLFHLPYFYADMKVEREKGVIRYHSHRPKTIFETVYQPTSDVFTAEIGTLDDWLTERYRLYTTHRRHLYALDIHHQPWLLQHAKASFHKNTQAFELPATDPLLHYAKRQKVFFWPLRRCT
- a CDS encoding aldo/keto reductase; protein product: MERSDLIKKALQNRTVTLPDGTALPRIGQGTWKMGEHSDSKNDEVRALQLGLDLGMSVIDTAEMYGDGRSEEIVGEAIDDRRDEAFLVSKVYPHNAGLSKIHTACENSLRRLQTDYLDMYLLHWRGLSGGTLQETVEGLEALRKEGKILRWGVSNFDTSDMQELTELEHGSNCSINQVLYHLGSRGIDYDLLPWQREQQMPVMAYSPLGQGGSLISQLMNNLIIKEISEKHEAKPLQIALAWTIRTNGVLAIPKGTGQNHVIENAEAATIELSEEDLRKIDKVFPKPERKMPLDII